In Nocardia asteroides, the following proteins share a genomic window:
- a CDS encoding (2,3-dihydroxybenzoyl)adenylate synthase yields MLDLPEPVLPGFTPWPADLARRYRDQNLWAGETFGAVLAARAAANPDRFAVLDTANRWTYAELHHRARSLATGLARLGIARGDRVLVQLPNRAEFVEVIFALFELGALPVFCLPAHRAAELVPIARAADATAMITSGTHQRFDYAALAESVRAEVPGLRHVLLVLDEGQAAPEGARDIAEFRDEPAELPGPHAADVAFLQLSGGSTGIPKLIARTHDDYLYSVRRSAEICELDSDTVYLATLPVAHNFPMSSPGILGALWAGGAVAMTPDPTPATAFPLIERFGVTITGLVPPLARLWTERAEAGPTPDLSSLRVLQVGGARCQDELARRIGPALGVTLQQVFGMAEGLVCYTRLDDPIDVVVSTQGRPMSMFDQIAVVDDNGAEVAPGTQGNLITQGPYTIRGYYDNPEADARSFTADGWYRTGDIVAVRPDGNLVVAGRAGDWVNRGGEKVSAEELEAHLLEHPDVRDAVIVGTPDPVLGQRICAFVQPVDPVRRPTLTAVRSFVRGRGVAAWKMPDAVVVVDEFPETGVGKTSRKELRRLLADSAHQN; encoded by the coding sequence GTGCTCGACTTGCCCGAACCCGTACTCCCCGGCTTCACCCCGTGGCCCGCTGACCTGGCGCGACGCTACCGAGACCAGAACCTCTGGGCGGGTGAGACATTCGGTGCGGTACTCGCCGCGCGCGCCGCGGCGAACCCGGACCGGTTCGCGGTCCTCGACACCGCGAACCGCTGGACCTACGCCGAACTCCACCACCGGGCGCGTTCCCTGGCCACCGGCCTGGCCCGCCTCGGCATCGCGCGCGGCGACCGGGTCCTGGTCCAGCTGCCCAACCGCGCCGAATTCGTGGAAGTGATCTTCGCGCTGTTCGAACTCGGCGCGCTGCCGGTGTTCTGCCTGCCCGCGCACCGCGCCGCCGAACTGGTGCCGATCGCGCGGGCCGCCGACGCCACCGCGATGATCACCAGCGGCACCCACCAGCGCTTCGACTACGCCGCGCTGGCGGAATCGGTGCGCGCCGAGGTGCCCGGCCTGCGGCACGTGCTGCTGGTGCTCGACGAGGGGCAGGCCGCGCCGGAGGGCGCCCGCGACATCGCCGAATTCCGCGACGAGCCCGCGGAACTGCCGGGCCCGCACGCCGCCGACGTCGCCTTCCTGCAGCTGTCCGGCGGCAGCACCGGCATCCCGAAGCTCATCGCCCGCACCCACGACGACTACCTCTACAGCGTGCGCCGCAGCGCCGAGATCTGCGAACTCGACAGCGACACGGTCTATCTCGCGACCCTGCCGGTCGCGCACAACTTCCCGATGAGCTCGCCGGGCATTCTCGGCGCGCTGTGGGCCGGTGGCGCGGTGGCGATGACGCCCGATCCCACGCCGGCGACGGCCTTCCCGCTCATCGAGCGCTTCGGCGTCACCATCACCGGCCTGGTGCCACCGCTGGCGCGGCTGTGGACCGAGCGGGCCGAAGCGGGCCCGACTCCTGACCTGTCCAGCCTGCGGGTGCTCCAGGTGGGTGGCGCCCGCTGCCAGGACGAGCTGGCCCGCCGGATCGGCCCGGCGCTGGGTGTCACCCTGCAGCAGGTGTTCGGGATGGCCGAGGGACTGGTGTGCTACACCCGACTCGACGATCCGATCGACGTGGTGGTGAGCACGCAGGGGCGGCCGATGTCGATGTTCGACCAGATCGCGGTCGTCGACGACAACGGCGCCGAGGTGGCGCCGGGAACGCAAGGCAACCTGATCACCCAGGGCCCGTACACGATTCGCGGCTACTACGACAATCCCGAGGCCGATGCCCGCAGTTTCACCGCCGACGGCTGGTACCGCACCGGCGACATCGTCGCGGTGCGGCCCGACGGCAATCTGGTGGTCGCGGGCCGCGCGGGCGACTGGGTCAACCGCGGCGGCGAGAAGGTCTCGGCCGAGGAGCTCGAGGCGCACCTGCTCGAACATCCGGACGTGCGCGACGCGGTGATCGTCGGCACCCCCGATCCTGTTCTCGGCCAGCGTATCTGCGCGTTCGTCCAACCGGTCGACCCGGTCCGGCGGCCCACCCTGACCGCGGTGCGCTCGTTCGTGCGCGGGCGCGGGGTCGCGGCGTGGAAGATGCCCGACGCGGTGGTCGTGGTCGACGAGTTCCCCGAGACCGGCGTCGGCAAGACCAGCCGCAAGGAACTGCGGCGGTTGCTGGCCGACAGCGCGCACCAGAACTGA
- a CDS encoding isochorismate synthase, giving the protein MTERVITISTDSSDPAFVLSRPQRTVSASAGGTIFRSAHEAVTALRSGRISHIVGALPFTPGAPTALWAPDSITVTEAPHLPRSGVAVPRFELDEAVPAPAEHLRRVATAVELLDNPTHPVRKVVLARALRAVSATPVRALDILDLMVASDPLSNGFLVDLAAAGGRYPGRHLVGSSPEILVRRTGNEVLSHPLAGSARRVLDDPAADRLAADTLLTSAKDHAEHRYVVDQVTAVLSDRCAEVDTPAPELTATPAMWHLGTPISATVPLAGPSALELAIALHPTPAICGTPTGAAARLIAELEGERGFYAGAVGWCDADGNGEWMVSIRCAELSANGTALLAHAGGGIVAASDPAAELAETTGKFQRILGPLGIADLPVTVG; this is encoded by the coding sequence GTGACCGAAAGGGTGATCACCATCAGTACCGACAGTTCAGACCCCGCTTTCGTGCTGTCCCGTCCGCAGCGGACCGTGTCCGCGAGCGCGGGCGGGACGATCTTCCGATCGGCACACGAGGCGGTGACCGCGCTGCGCAGCGGTCGCATCAGCCACATCGTCGGCGCACTACCCTTCACCCCCGGCGCGCCGACGGCACTGTGGGCGCCCGATTCGATCACCGTCACCGAAGCGCCGCACCTGCCTCGCTCTGGGGTCGCGGTGCCGCGCTTCGAACTCGACGAAGCGGTGCCCGCCCCGGCCGAGCACCTGCGCCGCGTCGCCACCGCCGTCGAACTGCTCGACAACCCCACCCATCCGGTGCGGAAGGTGGTGCTCGCCAGGGCACTGCGCGCGGTGTCGGCCACGCCGGTGCGGGCACTGGACATCCTCGACCTGATGGTCGCCTCCGACCCGCTGTCCAACGGCTTCCTGGTCGACCTGGCCGCGGCGGGCGGGCGATATCCCGGGCGACATCTCGTCGGCTCGAGCCCGGAGATCCTGGTGCGCCGCACCGGCAACGAAGTCCTGAGTCACCCGCTGGCGGGTTCGGCCCGCCGCGTCCTCGACGACCCCGCGGCGGACCGTCTGGCCGCCGACACGCTGCTCACCTCGGCCAAGGATCACGCCGAACACCGCTATGTGGTGGACCAGGTGACCGCCGTCCTCAGCGACCGGTGCGCCGAAGTCGACACCCCCGCACCGGAACTCACCGCGACGCCGGCCATGTGGCACCTCGGCACCCCCATCTCGGCGACCGTGCCACTGGCGGGCCCGTCCGCACTGGAACTCGCCATCGCCCTGCACCCGACGCCCGCGATCTGCGGCACCCCCACCGGCGCCGCGGCTCGCCTGATCGCCGAGCTCGAGGGCGAGCGCGGCTTCTACGCGGGCGCGGTCGGCTGGTGTGACGCCGACGGCAACGGCGAGTGGATGGTGAGCATCCGCTGCGCCGAACTGTCCGCGAACGGCACCGCCCTGCTCGCGCACGCGGGCGGCGGCATCGTCGCCGCGTCCGATCCCGCCGCCGAACTGGCCGAGACCACCGGCAAATTCCAGCGCATCCTCGGTCCGCTCGGTATCGCGGACCTGCCCGTCACCGTCGGCTGA
- a CDS encoding isochorismatase family protein produces the protein MPIPPIAPYPMPGADEFTADQVGWTAEPGRCALLIHDMQQYFLDAYDQHRDPARTLIANIALLRDRCHELDIPVIYTMQPGNQHPSRRGILADFWGSGMSEGADTKVVNAIAPEPQDIQVTKWRYSAFQRTDLRELLGYYQRDQLLVTGVYTHMGCMLSAAEAFMGDVRPFLVHDATADFSREEHVMALNYVARRCGAVTGTADLLRQLTPARIEADA, from the coding sequence ATGCCTATCCCCCCGATCGCGCCCTATCCGATGCCCGGCGCCGACGAGTTCACCGCCGACCAGGTCGGCTGGACCGCCGAACCCGGGCGCTGCGCGCTGCTGATCCACGACATGCAGCAGTACTTCCTCGACGCCTACGACCAGCACCGCGATCCCGCCCGCACCCTGATCGCCAACATCGCCCTGCTGCGCGACCGCTGCCACGAGCTCGACATCCCGGTGATCTACACCATGCAGCCCGGCAACCAGCACCCGTCGCGGCGCGGCATTCTGGCCGACTTCTGGGGCAGCGGGATGTCGGAGGGCGCCGATACGAAGGTCGTCAACGCCATCGCCCCGGAGCCGCAGGACATCCAGGTGACCAAGTGGCGCTACTCGGCGTTCCAGCGCACCGACCTGCGTGAGCTGCTCGGCTACTACCAGCGCGATCAGCTGCTGGTCACCGGCGTCTACACGCACATGGGCTGCATGCTCAGCGCCGCCGAGGCGTTCATGGGCGATGTGCGCCCGTTCCTCGTGCACGACGCGACCGCGGACTTCAGCCGCGAGGAGCACGTGATGGCGCTGAACTACGTCGCCCGGCGCTGTGGCGCGGTCACCGGTACCGCCGATCTGCTGCGTCAGCTGACTCCGGCCCGGATCGAAGCCGACGCCTGA
- a CDS encoding SDR family oxidoreductase yields MSNGVPRGRIVVVTGAAGGIGAAIAARFATEDRVVALWDLDPAVHATAAALTKAAQDRLGSGSVSDTTAFVQSDVVDITDPAAVAAAFDRLTAEHGTVEVLVHAAGVMVGGSPLELGPADWTRCLTVNATGTMLVTQRAATDMVAAGHGAIVVVSSNAAATPRVGMAAYGAAKAAATAFTRSLALQVAPLGVRVNLVSPGSTDTAMLRDMFGGSPLDDAAETALLDGDPAVYRLGIPLRRIAAPADIASAVHFLASDGARHITMHDLRVDGGATLDM; encoded by the coding sequence ATGTCTAATGGTGTTCCCCGTGGGCGGATCGTCGTCGTCACCGGCGCGGCCGGGGGTATCGGAGCCGCGATCGCCGCGCGTTTCGCGACCGAGGACCGCGTGGTCGCGCTCTGGGACCTCGATCCCGCGGTGCACGCGACCGCCGCGGCGCTCACGAAGGCCGCGCAGGACCGCCTTGGAAGCGGAAGTGTAAGTGACACAACGGCTTTCGTACAGAGCGACGTCGTCGACATCACCGATCCCGCCGCCGTGGCCGCCGCGTTCGACCGGCTCACCGCCGAGCACGGCACCGTCGAGGTGCTGGTGCACGCCGCGGGCGTCATGGTCGGCGGCAGCCCGCTCGAGCTAGGTCCGGCGGACTGGACGCGCTGTCTCACCGTGAACGCCACCGGCACCATGCTGGTCACCCAGCGCGCCGCGACCGACATGGTCGCGGCGGGCCACGGCGCGATCGTGGTGGTCTCCTCCAATGCCGCCGCCACACCCCGGGTCGGGATGGCGGCCTACGGCGCCGCCAAGGCCGCGGCCACCGCGTTCACCCGCTCGCTCGCCCTCCAGGTGGCCCCGCTCGGCGTGCGCGTCAACCTGGTGTCGCCCGGCTCCACCGACACCGCGATGCTGCGCGACATGTTCGGCGGCAGCCCCCTCGACGATGCGGCCGAGACCGCGCTGCTGGACGGCGATCCCGCCGTCTACCGGCTCGGCATCCCGTTGCGCCGCATCGCGGCTCCCGCCGACATCGCCTCGGCCGTCCACTTCCTGGCGTCCGACGGCGCCCGCCACATCACCATGCATGACCTGCGGGTCGACGGTGGCGCAACGCTAGATATGTGA
- a CDS encoding phosphopantetheine-binding protein produces MTDEQVIGDVATALGVEPGELTAQTDLLDAGLDSVRIMSLVEKWRSAGHADIDFPTLAGDPVLGSWIELLA; encoded by the coding sequence ATGACCGACGAACAGGTGATCGGCGACGTGGCCACCGCGCTGGGCGTGGAGCCCGGCGAACTGACCGCCCAGACCGATCTGCTCGACGCCGGACTCGATTCGGTGCGCATCATGTCCCTTGTCGAGAAATGGCGGTCGGCCGGTCATGCGGACATCGACTTCCCCACGCTCGCGGGCGATCCCGTCCTCGGGTCCTGGATCGAGCTGCTGGCCTGA